A stretch of Gymnodinialimonas phycosphaerae DNA encodes these proteins:
- a CDS encoding alpha/beta hydrolase, translated as MSLRLSLLNLGARVIGKTRLRYVQRPGNQRKDFEIVGTLFGGRGRGLIQRDEPGAPPRRIVEPQAGARGVVLYFHGGGFIAGSPQSHIALIRALCRRSGCRVVAPDYALGPEARLPAAQDDARRAWDQLIAEGIAPSQIVLAGDSAGGGMALSLMAELGAEGQRPAACVALCPWTDLTGSGASMVENARRDCLLPAERLPELIGFAAGDADLTDPRLSPLFASFQDPAPTLIQFALTEILRDDALRMADVLRAAGGRVELQSWPHAPHTWQVFGEAVPEARDAITKAATFIRAALDLPRAD; from the coding sequence GTGAGCCTGCGGCTCTCCCTGCTCAACCTCGGAGCGCGTGTCATCGGGAAGACGCGGCTGCGGTATGTCCAGCGGCCCGGTAATCAGCGCAAGGATTTCGAGATTGTCGGAACACTTTTTGGCGGGCGCGGTCGTGGCCTGATCCAGCGTGACGAGCCAGGCGCGCCCCCACGCAGGATTGTCGAGCCGCAGGCAGGCGCGCGGGGCGTGGTGCTTTATTTCCACGGCGGCGGCTTCATCGCAGGCTCGCCGCAGTCGCATATTGCCTTGATCCGGGCGCTTTGCCGCCGCTCGGGCTGTCGCGTAGTTGCGCCGGATTATGCCCTTGGACCGGAAGCGCGTTTGCCCGCCGCCCAGGACGACGCCCGCCGCGCATGGGATCAACTGATCGCCGAAGGGATCGCCCCCTCGCAGATCGTCTTGGCGGGCGACAGTGCAGGTGGGGGCATGGCCCTGTCGTTGATGGCCGAATTGGGGGCCGAGGGCCAGCGCCCTGCCGCCTGCGTCGCCCTTTGCCCCTGGACGGATCTCACTGGCTCCGGCGCTTCGATGGTCGAGAATGCACGGCGCGATTGCCTTTTGCCGGCCGAGCGCTTGCCGGAGCTGATTGGTTTCGCGGCGGGCGACGCGGATCTGACTGACCCGCGCCTTTCGCCGCTTTTCGCCAGTTTCCAAGACCCGGCGCCGACCCTTATCCAATTTGCCCTCACAGAGATTCTGCGCGACGACGCTTTGCGCATGGCAGATGTCTTGCGCGCCGCCGGAGGCCGGGTCGAGCTGCAGAGCTGGCCCCATGCGCCCCACACGTGGCAAGTTTTTGGAGAGGCCGTGCCCGAGGCGCGCGACGCGATCACCAAGGCGGCCACGTTCATCCGCGCCGCGCTAGACCTCCCGCGCGCCGATTAG
- a CDS encoding YifB family Mg chelatase-like AAA ATPase, which translates to MFEAASPDALALTHTVAFEGLDARRVEVQCAVTAGLPGFAIVGLPDKAVSEARERVRTALQAMAIALPSRQITVNLSPADIPKEGSHFDLPIALALLAALGILPRERVEGALSLGELSLNGRLVPVLGALPAALAAGEDNRTLLCPLGCGAEAAWVGATPVFAAASLGDLIAHLTDRAPLEPAKPGEVAADPGPKCLSEVRGQERAKRAMEIAAAGRHHLLMVGSPGSGKSMLAARLPGILPALSASEALETSMIHSLSGLLDEGGISRTRPYRAPHHTASMPAIVGGGRGAKPGEISLAHNGVLFLDELPEYPRAVLETLRQPIETGDVVVARANAHVTYPCRFLLIAAANPCRCGNLYDADSACNRAPICGQDYMGKISGPLMDRFDLRLEVPPVAYSDLDLPASGETSAVIAARVAKARDVQSARFSALGASARVNADAEGALLDQIATPDAEGKALLLQAADKFKLTARGYHRVMRLARTIADLDGVETVSTPHIAEAIGYRLIGAREV; encoded by the coding sequence ATGTTCGAAGCCGCCAGCCCAGATGCCCTCGCCCTGACCCACACCGTGGCCTTTGAGGGCCTCGATGCCCGCCGGGTCGAGGTGCAGTGTGCCGTGACGGCTGGCCTGCCCGGCTTCGCCATCGTGGGCCTGCCCGACAAGGCCGTGTCCGAGGCGCGCGAAAGGGTGCGCACGGCCCTGCAAGCGATGGCCATCGCCCTGCCCTCGCGCCAGATCACGGTGAACCTGTCGCCCGCCGATATTCCGAAAGAGGGATCTCATTTCGACCTGCCCATCGCCCTGGCCCTGCTGGCAGCGCTTGGGATCTTACCGCGAGAGCGCGTGGAAGGCGCATTGTCGCTTGGGGAACTGTCCCTGAACGGACGGCTGGTGCCGGTCTTGGGCGCCTTGCCCGCCGCCCTCGCGGCGGGGGAGGACAACCGCACGCTGCTGTGCCCCTTAGGCTGTGGCGCAGAGGCGGCTTGGGTAGGCGCGACCCCGGTGTTTGCGGCGGCATCCTTGGGCGATTTGATCGCCCACCTCACGGACCGGGCCCCGCTGGAACCCGCAAAACCGGGCGAAGTCGCCGCCGATCCCGGCCCCAAATGCCTGTCGGAGGTGCGCGGGCAGGAACGCGCCAAACGCGCAATGGAAATCGCGGCGGCGGGGCGTCACCACCTCCTGATGGTCGGCTCTCCGGGGTCTGGCAAATCGATGCTGGCCGCGCGTCTACCGGGCATTCTGCCAGCATTGTCGGCGTCGGAGGCGTTGGAGACGTCGATGATCCATTCCCTGTCCGGGCTGTTGGACGAGGGCGGGATTTCCCGAACCCGACCCTACCGGGCCCCGCATCATACCGCCTCCATGCCCGCGATTGTCGGCGGCGGGCGCGGCGCGAAACCCGGCGAAATCAGCCTGGCGCACAACGGGGTATTATTCCTTGATGAGTTACCGGAATACCCCCGCGCCGTGCTGGAGACCCTGCGCCAACCGATCGAGACCGGCGATGTCGTGGTCGCCCGTGCCAACGCGCATGTGACCTACCCTTGCCGGTTCTTGCTGATTGCCGCTGCCAATCCCTGCCGCTGTGGCAACCTTTATGACGCCGACTCGGCCTGCAACCGGGCGCCGATCTGTGGCCAGGATTACATGGGCAAGATTTCGGGGCCCTTGATGGATCGGTTCGATCTGCGACTCGAAGTGCCACCTGTGGCCTATTCGGACCTCGATCTGCCCGCCTCCGGCGAAACCAGTGCTGTGATCGCTGCGCGTGTGGCAAAGGCGCGCGACGTGCAGTCGGCGCGCTTCTCCGCGCTTGGCGCATCGGCGCGGGTGAACGCGGACGCGGAAGGCGCGCTGCTGGATCAGATCGCAACGCCCGATGCCGAGGGCAAGGCCCTTCTGCTACAGGCCGCCGACAAGTTCAAACTGACCGCGCGGGGATATCACCGCGTGATGCGGCTGGCGCGGACGATCGCGGACCTTGACGGGGTCGAGACCGTCAGCACCCCGCATATCGCCGAGGCCATCGGCTACCGTCTAATCGGCGCGCGGGAGGTCTAG
- a CDS encoding glutathione S-transferase has product MTYDLLIGQQSYSSWSLRGWLAFAPFDIPVTLHKVEIYGPTFYEDVAAFGAARTVPAARTPEGGMLTDSMAIVWHVAEAFADRGVMPKGAQERAEAMSIISEMHDGFKALRAACPVNLRNAWAGFEASPEVLADVARFEDILSRVITRSGGPFLFGSFTLADAFYAPLATRLLTYGLPMSNTAKAYAKAIVTHPSFVEWREAGMKETQEIARYDKAPLERVPFPTFS; this is encoded by the coding sequence ATGACCTATGATCTTCTTATCGGACAACAATCCTATTCCAGCTGGTCCCTGCGCGGATGGCTGGCCTTCGCCCCTTTCGACATCCCCGTCACCCTCCACAAGGTGGAGATCTACGGGCCCACGTTCTACGAGGACGTCGCCGCCTTCGGTGCCGCCCGCACCGTGCCCGCCGCCCGCACGCCCGAAGGCGGGATGCTGACGGATTCCATGGCCATCGTCTGGCATGTGGCCGAGGCCTTTGCAGATCGTGGCGTGATGCCAAAGGGCGCCCAAGAAAGGGCCGAGGCCATGTCGATTATCTCCGAGATGCACGATGGCTTCAAAGCCCTGCGCGCCGCCTGCCCCGTCAACCTGCGTAACGCTTGGGCGGGGTTTGAGGCATCGCCCGAAGTGCTGGCCGACGTCGCCCGGTTCGAGGATATCCTGTCCCGCGTCATCACCCGCTCTGGCGGGCCGTTCCTTTTCGGATCATTCACCTTGGCCGATGCCTTCTACGCGCCGCTGGCCACGCGGCTTTTGACCTATGGCCTGCCCATGTCCAACACGGCGAAGGCCTACGCGAAAGCCATCGTGACCCATCCCTCCTTTGTGGAATGGCGCGAGGCGGGTATGAAAGAGACCCAGGAAATCGCGCGGTATGACAAGGCCCCCCTCGAACGCGTACCGTTTCCGACATTTTCTTAA
- a CDS encoding histidine phosphatase family protein — translation MVRRLFLIRHGPTHQTVFTGWRDVPADLSDTAAVARMRDHLPAYAPIISSDLIRCVATADAIAGGRVRLPHDAKLREFDFGVWDGLGFEEVGARDPILSRAFWDDPGDVTPPGGESWHDVAARVSASIDAHMAAHGDLIVVAHFGAILCQIGHLTGQPPKQMIAQKIDPLSVSELHFDGVAWSLASVNHNP, via the coding sequence TTGGTAAGACGCCTGTTCCTGATCCGCCATGGGCCGACCCACCAGACGGTGTTCACAGGCTGGCGCGATGTGCCAGCCGATCTGTCGGATACCGCCGCAGTGGCGCGCATGCGCGACCACCTGCCTGCCTACGCCCCGATCATCTCGTCTGATCTGATCCGATGCGTCGCCACCGCCGACGCCATCGCCGGAGGCCGCGTGCGCCTACCCCATGATGCCAAACTGCGCGAGTTTGATTTCGGTGTTTGGGATGGCTTGGGATTTGAGGAAGTGGGCGCGCGTGATCCCATCCTCAGCCGCGCGTTCTGGGATGATCCGGGCGACGTGACGCCGCCGGGTGGCGAAAGCTGGCATGACGTAGCCGCTCGGGTCAGTGCCTCGATCGACGCTCACATGGCGGCCCACGGCGACCTGATCGTCGTGGCGCATTTCGGCGCGATTCTGTGCCAGATTGGGCACCTCACAGGGCAGCCCCCCAAGCAGATGATTGCCCAGAAGATCGATCCGCTGTCGGTCTCGGAACTGCACTTCGACGGCGTGGCTTGGTCCTTGGCCTCCGTCAATCACAACCCGTGA
- the cobU gene encoding bifunctional adenosylcobinamide kinase/adenosylcobinamide-phosphate guanylyltransferase: MRLPPLSLVLGGASSGKSAFAERMVRQCGLAKVYVATAEAHDGEMNEKIATHRAKRAGHGWRTIEAPHETVQALTQIEAGEVVLLDCVTFWLTNLMIDDGDWDEELEIMLDVLVQMRAPVVLVSNDVSGGVVPENALARAFQRAQGEVNQRLAAQADLVVHVTAGLPQILKGRPILDDVDEPW, from the coding sequence TTGCGCCTCCCCCCTCTCAGCCTCGTCCTTGGTGGCGCCTCCAGCGGAAAATCGGCCTTTGCCGAACGCATGGTTCGCCAATGCGGCTTGGCCAAGGTCTATGTCGCCACCGCCGAGGCCCATGACGGCGAGATGAACGAGAAAATCGCCACGCACCGCGCAAAACGGGCCGGTCACGGCTGGCGCACGATCGAGGCGCCGCATGAAACCGTTCAGGCGCTGACCCAGATCGAGGCAGGTGAAGTCGTGCTGTTGGATTGCGTCACCTTCTGGCTCACGAACCTGATGATCGATGATGGCGATTGGGATGAAGAATTGGAGATCATGCTCGACGTTCTGGTGCAGATGCGCGCGCCCGTGGTTCTGGTCAGCAACGATGTCTCGGGCGGCGTCGTGCCGGAAAACGCGCTGGCCCGTGCGTTTCAACGTGCACAGGGCGAGGTCAATCAACGCCTTGCCGCCCAGGCCGACCTGGTTGTCCATGTGACTGCGGGCCTGCCGCAGATTCTGAAAGGGCGGCCCATACTCGATGATGTGGATGAACCTTGGTAA
- a CDS encoding RNA polymerase factor sigma-32 translates to MAFDMGGEHNLSRRAMKAELLDAETELRLAYAWRDERCEESLHRLVTAYMRLAISMASKFKRYGAPMNDLIQEAGLGLMKAADKFDPDRGVRFSTYAVWWIKASIQDHVMRNWSMVRTGSTSSQKSLFFNMRRVQARLEREAMKTGETLDKHQLRQMIATEVGVPLHDVEMMEGRLAGSDYSLNATQSAEDEGREWIDTLEDDGEQAEHIVEHSHDTAQLREWLIASMNALNERERFIVRERKLREDPRTLESLGTELGLSKERVRQLEAAAFGKMRKTLEAQSKEVRSFLAV, encoded by the coding sequence ATGGCATTTGATATGGGTGGAGAACACAACCTGTCTCGTCGCGCGATGAAGGCGGAGTTGTTGGATGCAGAGACGGAATTGCGGCTGGCCTACGCGTGGCGCGATGAACGTTGCGAGGAGAGCTTGCATCGCCTTGTGACGGCTTACATGCGATTGGCCATTTCCATGGCGTCGAAGTTCAAGCGCTACGGCGCGCCGATGAATGATTTGATCCAGGAAGCCGGGTTGGGCCTGATGAAGGCCGCCGACAAATTCGACCCGGACCGCGGCGTGCGCTTTTCGACCTACGCCGTGTGGTGGATCAAGGCGAGCATTCAAGATCACGTGATGCGCAACTGGTCGATGGTGCGCACCGGGTCCACGTCGTCGCAGAAGTCGCTGTTCTTCAACATGCGTCGTGTCCAGGCCCGTCTTGAGCGCGAGGCGATGAAGACCGGCGAGACGCTGGACAAGCACCAGTTGCGCCAGATGATCGCCACCGAAGTGGGCGTGCCGCTGCATGACGTGGAGATGATGGAGGGCCGTCTGGCGGGCTCCGATTACTCGCTCAACGCCACCCAATCCGCCGAGGACGAGGGGCGTGAGTGGATCGATACGCTGGAAGACGATGGTGAGCAGGCCGAGCATATCGTGGAGCATTCCCACGACACCGCACAGCTGCGCGAATGGTTGATCGCGTCGATGAATGCCCTCAACGAGCGGGAAAGGTTTATCGTACGCGAGCGCAAGCTGCGCGAAGACCCCCGGACGCTGGAAAGTCTGGGCACTGAGCTTGGCCTGTCCAAGGAGCGCGTGCGTCAGTTGGAGGCCGCGGCCTTCGGAAAGATGCGCAAGACCCTTGAAGCACAGTCGAAGGAGGTTCGGTCATTCCTCGCCGTTTGA
- the coaBC gene encoding bifunctional phosphopantothenoylcysteine decarboxylase/phosphopantothenate--cysteine ligase CoaBC produces MLTGKRVLLIIGGGIAAYKSLDLIRRLRDAGAVVVPVVTRAAEEFVTPLSVSALAAQKVYRDLFDLTDEAEMGHIELSRAADLVVVAPATADLMAKMAGGHANDLASTLLMATDKRVLIAPSMNVRMWEHPATQRNLGVLQGDGVLVVGPDAGNMACGEFGLGRMAEVPDIIAAVGAALRDGPLKGRHVVVTSGPTHEPIDPVRYIANRSSGAQGTAMAAALRDLGARVTFVTGPADVPPPAGVDVVRVQTAREMAAAVQATHPADAAVFAAAVADWRVENASGSKMKKDGSGKAPALEFAENPDILAGVSQMGAGRPGLVVGFAAETDDVVANATAKRLRKGCDWIVANDVSAETGIMGGDENAIVLIDGDGADIWPRLPKAEVARRLALRIAGAIGAG; encoded by the coding sequence ATGCTGACGGGCAAGAGAGTTCTTTTGATCATCGGGGGCGGCATCGCGGCCTACAAGTCGTTGGATTTGATCCGACGCCTGCGCGACGCGGGCGCTGTCGTCGTACCGGTCGTGACCCGTGCGGCGGAGGAATTCGTGACACCGTTGAGTGTGTCGGCGCTGGCCGCCCAAAAGGTCTACCGTGATCTGTTCGATCTGACCGACGAGGCCGAGATGGGGCATATCGAGTTGTCGCGCGCCGCAGATTTGGTGGTCGTGGCCCCCGCGACGGCGGATCTGATGGCGAAGATGGCGGGGGGGCATGCGAATGATCTGGCCTCGACGCTCTTGATGGCGACCGACAAGCGCGTGTTGATCGCGCCGTCGATGAATGTGCGGATGTGGGAACATCCGGCGACCCAGAGAAACCTGGGCGTCTTGCAAGGCGATGGCGTGCTGGTCGTGGGGCCTGACGCGGGCAACATGGCCTGCGGCGAGTTTGGCCTCGGACGCATGGCGGAGGTGCCGGACATCATTGCAGCCGTCGGCGCGGCCTTGAGGGACGGTCCGCTGAAGGGGCGCCATGTGGTCGTGACATCCGGGCCGACCCATGAGCCGATTGATCCGGTGCGCTATATCGCCAACCGGTCGTCCGGGGCACAGGGGACGGCGATGGCGGCGGCGCTGCGCGATTTGGGCGCGCGGGTGACCTTTGTGACCGGCCCGGCGGATGTGCCGCCGCCGGCAGGGGTGGACGTTGTGCGGGTGCAGACAGCGCGCGAGATGGCGGCGGCGGTTCAGGCCACTCATCCAGCCGATGCGGCTGTCTTCGCAGCCGCAGTGGCCGATTGGCGGGTGGAGAATGCCAGCGGCTCGAAGATGAAGAAGGACGGTTCAGGGAAAGCGCCGGCCCTGGAATTCGCGGAGAACCCGGATATCCTTGCGGGCGTGTCTCAGATGGGGGCGGGAAGGCCCGGTTTGGTCGTGGGCTTCGCGGCGGAAACCGATGATGTGGTCGCCAATGCTACGGCGAAGCGTTTGCGCAAGGGCTGTGATTGGATCGTGGCCAACGATGTCTCGGCCGAGACGGGCATCATGGGCGGTGATGAGAATGCGATCGTGTTGATCGATGGTGACGGCGCGGACATCTGGCCTAGGTTGCCGAAGGCGGAAGTGGCCCGGCGGCTGGCCCTGCGTATCGCGGGAGCGATCGGTGCGGGTTGA
- the dut gene encoding dUTP diphosphatase: protein MKERSVVIVEVVREDWADVGVALPEYATAGAAGADLRANFEDRQGIALAPGVRALVPTGLRVAIAEGFEMQIRPRSGLALKHGITLANAPGTIDADYRGPLGVILVNLGAETFVVEHGARIAQAVVAPVVQARFEVVAALDTTARGGGGFGSTGTG from the coding sequence ATGAAGGAGCGGTCGGTGGTGATCGTTGAGGTGGTGCGAGAGGATTGGGCCGACGTCGGCGTCGCATTGCCCGAATATGCAACGGCAGGCGCGGCGGGTGCGGATCTGCGCGCGAATTTCGAGGATCGGCAAGGAATTGCCCTTGCACCCGGTGTACGGGCCCTGGTGCCCACGGGGCTGCGGGTGGCGATTGCGGAAGGGTTCGAGATGCAGATCAGGCCACGATCCGGTTTGGCCTTGAAGCATGGCATCACGCTGGCCAATGCGCCCGGCACAATCGATGCCGATTATCGCGGCCCGCTTGGGGTGATCCTTGTGAACCTTGGGGCGGAGACTTTCGTGGTGGAACATGGCGCGCGGATTGCACAGGCGGTGGTGGCTCCGGTGGTGCAGGCGCGGTTCGAGGTGGTCGCGGCGTTGGACACCACCGCGCGCGGCGGGGGCGGCTTCGGCTCTACGGGGACAGGCTGA
- a CDS encoding HesA/MoeB/ThiF family protein produces MLFVLLLAGALWGLGHLMKVPIAARLNILGLLYVAVLAVQLALPDGHPVRALTGGSVALWLLLGAGLALVLAYRAVLVRLKGRAEGIEAARDAEAPATAGPFLDVELERYARHITLPDIGGGGQLALKNASVLVIGAGGLGSPVLLYLAAAGVGRIGVIDDDTVSLSNLQRQVIHTDAHCDMPKVFSAEIAMKALNPHVDVRPYNRALTAQIAEGLFAEYDLIVDGTDSFAVRDMVNRAAVAAGRPVIAGAISAWEGQVTLYDPADGAPCMACVFPDAPAPGLSATCAEAGVVGALPGIIGSMMALEVVKEITGAGEGLRGRMLIYDALHVEARVIAVQRRADCAVCGAD; encoded by the coding sequence ATGCTGTTTGTGCTGCTTCTGGCGGGGGCTCTTTGGGGGCTTGGCCACTTGATGAAAGTGCCGATCGCGGCGAGGCTGAACATTTTGGGGCTGCTTTACGTAGCGGTTCTGGCGGTGCAGCTGGCGTTGCCGGATGGGCATCCGGTGCGCGCCTTGACCGGAGGCTCGGTCGCGCTTTGGTTGCTTTTGGGCGCGGGTCTTGCGCTGGTCTTGGCGTATCGCGCCGTGCTGGTGCGCCTGAAAGGCCGGGCCGAGGGGATCGAAGCGGCACGGGACGCAGAGGCCCCGGCGACGGCTGGCCCGTTTCTTGATGTCGAATTGGAGCGCTACGCGCGCCACATCACCTTGCCGGACATCGGCGGAGGCGGCCAGTTGGCGCTGAAGAACGCCAGTGTTCTGGTCATTGGTGCCGGGGGGCTTGGGTCCCCGGTATTGCTGTATCTCGCGGCGGCGGGTGTTGGGCGGATCGGTGTGATTGACGACGACACGGTCAGCCTGTCGAACTTGCAGCGGCAGGTGATCCACACCGATGCGCACTGTGATATGCCCAAGGTGTTCTCGGCAGAGATCGCGATGAAAGCGCTTAACCCTCACGTGGATGTGCGGCCCTATAACCGGGCCCTGACGGCGCAAATCGCCGAGGGGCTGTTTGCCGAGTATGACCTGATCGTCGACGGCACCGACAGTTTTGCCGTGCGCGATATGGTGAACCGTGCTGCTGTGGCGGCGGGCCGCCCCGTGATCGCCGGGGCGATCTCGGCTTGGGAGGGGCAGGTGACGCTTTATGATCCCGCCGATGGCGCGCCCTGCATGGCGTGTGTGTTCCCCGACGCGCCCGCGCCGGGGCTGTCGGCGACCTGTGCCGAGGCCGGTGTCGTGGGCGCGCTGCCGGGCATTATCGGATCGATGATGGCGCTGGAGGTCGTCAAGGAGATCACGGGTGCCGGCGAAGGCCTGCGGGGGCGGATGCTGATCTACGATGCATTGCACGTCGAAGCGCGGGTGATTGCTGTGCAGCGCCGTGCTGATTGCGCGGTTTGTGGCGCCGATTAG
- a CDS encoding substrate-binding periplasmic protein, translated as MTRFLAAALAAIVPFTAAADGHLPDLGGQEIVVVTENAYPPLQFIDPVSGLAIGWEYDALEILAERLNFTPVIENISWDAMIPAVSGGQFDMGMTGITIREDRDELVDFSVPYMVSQMRMLVSADETRFATAEEFAADEDLLIGTQAGTTPFYVGVYDVLDGDEANPRLVLLETIPGAIQALLTGDVDMVLADSAGGQGYVSANPDRLQMIGEPLGTEEFGFIFPNDSDLVAAIDAGLEDMRADGTLEALDQRWFVDYALGQ; from the coding sequence ATGACTCGTTTTCTCGCCGCGGCATTGGCCGCAATTGTGCCCTTCACCGCCGCCGCCGATGGGCATTTGCCTGACCTCGGGGGCCAGGAAATCGTCGTTGTCACGGAGAACGCCTATCCGCCGTTGCAGTTCATCGACCCGGTCTCGGGCCTGGCCATCGGATGGGAATATGACGCGCTGGAGATCCTGGCAGAGCGGCTGAATTTCACCCCGGTGATCGAGAATATCAGCTGGGACGCGATGATCCCTGCCGTCTCGGGCGGGCAATTCGACATGGGCATGACGGGCATCACGATCCGTGAGGATCGCGACGAATTGGTCGATTTTTCCGTGCCTTATATGGTCAGCCAGATGCGGATGCTGGTCTCGGCTGACGAGACGCGCTTCGCCACGGCCGAGGAATTCGCTGCTGACGAGGATCTTCTGATCGGCACCCAAGCGGGCACGACGCCGTTCTACGTCGGCGTCTATGATGTGCTGGACGGTGATGAGGCGAACCCCCGCCTTGTCCTGCTGGAGACCATTCCGGGCGCCATTCAAGCGCTGCTGACCGGGGACGTGGATATGGTGCTGGCCGACAGCGCGGGAGGGCAAGGCTACGTCAGCGCCAACCCCGACCGTCTGCAAATGATCGGAGAGCCGTTGGGCACAGAGGAATTCGGCTTCATCTTCCCCAATGACAGTGACCTGGTCGCGGCCATAGATGCGGGCCTGGAAGACATGCGGGCCGATGGCACGCTGGAAGCGCTCGACCAGCGCTGGTTCGTTGACTACGCCCTTGGCCAATAA
- a CDS encoding amino acid ABC transporter permease produces MLSRSPRDTDFPWWLVALVGLGLYAGWQLWTSEIYWQVLTTLRRGIWITVIVTLVGFATASLMGLGLALMSLSRSLFLRQVARFYIEVVRGVPIIVLLLYVAFVFAPGVVVAYNWAAEIVGLDPIRTRDFPLLWRAVIALAVGYSAFIAEVFRAGLQSVDPGQIEAANALGLNRWNRFRHIIFPQAIRTILPPLGNDFVAMVKDSSLVSVLGVLDVTQLGKVTAASNFRYFETYNVVALIYLSITVTLSILLRRMEQKMRQGGRR; encoded by the coding sequence ATGCTTTCACGCTCTCCCCGAGACACTGATTTTCCGTGGTGGCTGGTCGCTCTGGTCGGCTTGGGCCTCTATGCGGGCTGGCAGCTGTGGACCAGCGAAATCTATTGGCAGGTGCTGACGACATTGCGGCGGGGCATCTGGATCACCGTGATCGTGACGCTTGTGGGCTTCGCGACGGCAAGCCTTATGGGACTGGGCCTCGCGCTGATGAGCCTGTCGCGCAGCCTGTTCCTGCGCCAGGTTGCGCGCTTCTATATCGAGGTCGTACGCGGCGTGCCGATCATTGTCCTACTGCTTTACGTGGCCTTCGTGTTCGCGCCGGGGGTGGTTGTGGCCTATAATTGGGCGGCGGAAATCGTGGGGCTGGATCCCATAAGAACAAGGGATTTTCCGTTGCTCTGGCGCGCGGTGATTGCGCTGGCCGTGGGCTATTCCGCTTTCATCGCCGAGGTCTTCCGTGCCGGGTTGCAGTCGGTGGACCCAGGCCAGATCGAGGCCGCGAATGCCTTGGGCCTCAACCGCTGGAACCGGTTCCGGCACATCATCTTCCCCCAGGCGATCCGCACGATCCTACCGCCTTTGGGCAACGATTTCGTGGCGATGGTGAAGGATTCGTCCTTGGTGTCGGTTCTGGGCGTGTTGGACGTGACGCAGTTAGGCAAGGTCACGGCGGCGTCGAATTTCCGCTATTTTGAGACCTACAACGTCGTGGCGCTGATCTACCTGTCGATCACAGTCACCCTCTCGATCCTGCTGCGGCGGATGGAACAGAAGATGCGCCAAGGGGGTCGGAGGTAG